The proteins below come from a single Kitasatospora sp. NBC_00315 genomic window:
- a CDS encoding urease subunit alpha yields MADRHALHIGRERYAALYGPTAGDRIRLGDTNLLIEVEEDRCGGGDEAVFGGGKVIRESMGQARTSRAEGAPDTVITGAVVLDHWGVVKADIGIRDGRITALGKAGNPETMDGVHPALVIGPETEVISGNGRILTAGAIDAHVHFICPQLADEALSSGITTLVGGGTGPAEGTKATTITPGSWHLARMFAAMDDLPLNIGLLGKGNTVNTVSMHDQLRAGALGFKIHEDWGATPAAIDACLRVCEESGAQLAVHTDTLNEAGFVADTLAAIAGRGIHAYHTEGAGGGHAPDIITIVSELNVLPSSTNPTRPHTVNTIDEHLDMLMVCHHLSPQVPEDLAFAESRIRPSTIAAEDVLHDLGAISVISSDSQAMGRIGEVVMRTWQTAHVMKARRGALAGDGRADNHRARRYVAKYTVNPAVAQGLDHLVGSVEPGKLADLVLWTPAFFGVKPDLVIKGGQIAWAQMGDANASIPTPQPVLPRPMFGARGRAPAANSVNFTAQAAIDDGLPERLGLGKEFTPIRNTRGVTKDHMVNNSARPHVTVDPDTFTVTIDGDVVTPAPVSELPLAQRYFLF; encoded by the coding sequence ATGGCTGACCGTCATGCCCTGCACATCGGCCGGGAGCGCTACGCCGCGCTCTACGGCCCCACCGCCGGCGACCGGATCCGGCTCGGTGACACCAACCTGCTGATCGAGGTCGAGGAGGACCGCTGCGGCGGCGGCGACGAGGCCGTCTTCGGCGGCGGCAAGGTCATCCGCGAGTCGATGGGCCAGGCCCGCACCAGCCGCGCCGAGGGCGCCCCCGACACCGTCATCACCGGCGCCGTGGTGCTCGACCACTGGGGCGTCGTCAAGGCCGACATCGGCATCCGGGACGGGCGGATCACCGCACTCGGCAAGGCCGGCAACCCCGAGACGATGGACGGCGTGCACCCCGCGCTGGTGATCGGCCCGGAGACCGAGGTGATCTCGGGCAACGGCCGGATCCTGACCGCCGGCGCGATCGACGCGCACGTCCACTTCATCTGTCCCCAACTCGCCGACGAGGCACTCTCCTCGGGCATCACCACGCTGGTCGGCGGCGGCACCGGACCGGCCGAGGGCACCAAGGCCACCACCATCACCCCGGGCAGCTGGCACCTGGCCCGGATGTTCGCCGCGATGGACGACCTGCCGCTCAACATCGGCCTGCTCGGCAAGGGCAACACCGTCAACACCGTCTCCATGCACGACCAACTGCGCGCCGGGGCCCTCGGTTTCAAGATCCATGAGGACTGGGGAGCCACCCCGGCCGCGATCGACGCCTGCCTACGGGTCTGCGAGGAGAGCGGCGCCCAGCTCGCCGTCCACACCGACACGCTGAACGAGGCCGGGTTCGTCGCCGACACCCTCGCCGCGATCGCCGGCCGCGGCATCCACGCCTACCACACCGAGGGTGCGGGGGGCGGGCACGCGCCCGACATCATCACCATCGTCTCCGAGCTCAACGTCCTTCCCAGCTCGACCAATCCGACCCGGCCGCACACCGTCAACACCATCGACGAGCACCTCGACATGCTGATGGTCTGCCACCACCTCAGCCCGCAGGTCCCCGAGGACCTCGCCTTCGCCGAATCCCGGATCCGGCCCTCCACCATCGCGGCCGAGGACGTGCTGCACGACCTCGGCGCGATCTCCGTGATCAGCTCCGACTCGCAGGCGATGGGGCGGATCGGTGAGGTGGTGATGCGCACCTGGCAGACCGCCCACGTGATGAAGGCCCGCCGGGGAGCGCTCGCCGGCGACGGGCGGGCCGACAACCACCGGGCCAGGCGCTACGTGGCCAAGTACACCGTCAACCCGGCGGTCGCCCAGGGCCTCGACCACCTGGTCGGCTCGGTCGAACCCGGAAAGCTCGCCGACCTGGTGCTCTGGACCCCGGCGTTCTTCGGCGTCAAGCCCGATCTGGTCATCAAGGGCGGGCAGATCGCCTGGGCCCAGATGGGTGACGCCAACGCCTCCATCCCCACCCCCCAACCGGTGCTGCCCCGGCCGATGTTCGGAGCCAGGGGCCGGGCGCCGGCCGCGAACTCCGTCAACTTCACCGCCCAGGCGGCGATCGACGACGGGCTGCCCGAACGGCTCGGACTCGGAAAGGAGTTCACGCCGATCCGGAACACCCGGGGCGTCACCAAGGACCACATGGTCAACAACTCCGCCCGGCCGCACGTCACGGTCGACCCCGACACCTTCACCGTCACCATCGACGGTGACGTCGTCACCCCCGCACCCGTCTCCGAACTGCCGCTGGCCCAGCGGTACTTCCTGTTCTGA
- a CDS encoding urease subunit gamma codes for MRLTPHEQERLLIHVAADVARSRRARGLRLNHPEAVALITSHVLEGARDGRTVAELMQSGRQVLSRADVMDGIPEMIPDVQVEATFPDGTKLVTVHGPIL; via the coding sequence ATGAGGCTCACCCCCCATGAGCAGGAGCGCCTGCTCATCCACGTCGCGGCCGACGTGGCCCGCTCGCGGCGCGCCCGCGGACTGCGGCTCAACCACCCGGAGGCGGTCGCCCTGATCACCTCGCACGTCCTGGAGGGCGCCCGGGACGGCCGTACGGTGGCGGAGCTGATGCAGTCCGGCCGCCAGGTGCTCAGCCGCGCGGACGTGATGGACGGGATCCCCGAGATGATCCCCGACGTCCAGGTCGAGGCGACCTTCCCGGACGGCACCAAGCTGGTCACCGTCCACGGGCCGATCCTGTGA
- a CDS encoding urease subunit beta: MLHGEGDIGLNAGRPVTRLVAVNAADRPVQVGSHYHFAEANPGLEFDRPAAYGLRLNIPAGTAVRFEPGIPVEVELIPVGGRREIAGLRGETGGPLDG; this comes from the coding sequence GTGCTCCACGGGGAAGGGGACATCGGCCTCAACGCCGGACGCCCCGTCACCCGCCTGGTCGCGGTGAACGCCGCGGACCGGCCCGTCCAGGTCGGCTCGCACTACCACTTCGCGGAGGCCAACCCCGGCCTGGAGTTCGACCGCCCGGCCGCGTACGGCCTGCGGCTGAACATCCCGGCCGGCACCGCGGTCCGCTTCGAGCCGGGCATCCCGGTAGAGGTCGAGCTGATCCCCGTCGGCGGCCGGCGCGAGATCGCCGGGCTGCGCGGCGAGACCGGAGGGCCGCTCGATGGCTGA
- a CDS encoding DUF4193 domain-containing protein: MATDYDSPRKNSDDGDDDSIEELKSRRSDSKGGNVDVDEFEAAEGLELPGADLSGEELTVPVMPKQENEFTCASCFMVYHRSRLAGEDKQGRPICRDCAGTG; encoded by the coding sequence TTGGCAACCGACTACGACTCCCCCCGCAAGAACAGCGACGACGGGGACGACGACAGCATCGAGGAACTGAAGAGCCGCCGCAGCGACAGCAAGGGCGGCAACGTGGACGTCGACGAGTTCGAGGCGGCCGAGGGCCTGGAGCTCCCGGGCGCCGACCTGTCGGGCGAGGAACTCACCGTTCCGGTGATGCCGAAGCAGGAGAACGAGTTCACCTGTGCGAGCTGCTTCATGGTCTACCACCGCAGCCGGCTCGCGGGGGAGGACAAGCAGGGCCGGCCGATCTGCCGCGACTGCGCCGGCACGGGCTGA
- a CDS encoding DUF6479 family protein, translating to MQSLRVNVLTEVAAPGGVVNEAAAVGPHLLLIAVGVVLGLGLLAAFVLGQRRKDREPPPVLPAGPDRPSGPAGERSHGAHRRGDRPRRPRG from the coding sequence ATGCAATCACTTCGTGTGAACGTCCTGACCGAGGTCGCGGCGCCGGGCGGCGTGGTGAACGAAGCCGCCGCCGTCGGGCCGCACCTCCTGCTGATCGCCGTGGGCGTCGTCCTGGGCCTGGGGCTGCTCGCCGCCTTCGTCCTGGGGCAGCGCCGCAAGGACCGCGAGCCGCCACCGGTGCTCCCGGCCGGCCCGGACCGCCCGTCCGGCCCGGCCGGCGAGCGGTCCCACGGCGCGCACCGCCGCGGGGATCGGCCCCGCCGGCCCCGCGGCTGA
- a CDS encoding APC family permease has protein sequence MASLDQLSPPGTGAPSPARRTLRREVGLIGLLWASVGSIIGSGWLYGAQKAVVVAGPAALISWGIGAVAVVLLALVHAELGGLFPVAGGTARYPHYTFGGLAGMSFGWFSWLQAATVAPIEVEAMIGYAGHFGWAAGLQNADGTLTVSGFVVATALMAVFVAVNFLGVRLLARTNNITTWWKIAVPLFAIFVLAATNFHGSNFTSHGFAPFGVKGVLGAISTSGIIFALLGFEQAIQLSGESRNPRRDLPRAVLGSVAIGTVIYVLLQVVFIGALPTASFANGWAHLAYEGMSGPFAGLATVVGLGWLAWVLYVDAIISPGGTGLIYTTSTSRISYGLSRNGYAPGLFERVDKRGVPWFGLVISFVTGVICFLPFPSWQALVSFITSASVLMYAGAPLAFGVLRNRLPHLERPYRLPLGGVVSPASFVIASLIIYWTGWDTLLRLGEAILAGYVLLGSYAAYAIRKGLPNAPRLQWKAAQWLPVYLVGLGLISWQGQFGDSATKAIPMWADMALVAVFALAVYYWAIKVALSAEEIEHNIEDVEVVDAGGH, from the coding sequence ATGGCCTCCCTCGACCAACTGTCCCCGCCGGGTACCGGCGCTCCGTCCCCCGCCCGGCGCACCCTGCGCCGCGAGGTCGGCCTGATCGGCCTGCTGTGGGCCTCGGTCGGCTCGATCATCGGCTCCGGCTGGCTGTACGGCGCGCAGAAGGCGGTGGTGGTGGCCGGCCCGGCCGCTCTGATCTCCTGGGGCATCGGGGCGGTCGCGGTCGTGCTGCTCGCGCTGGTCCACGCGGAGCTCGGCGGCCTCTTCCCGGTGGCCGGCGGCACCGCCCGCTACCCGCACTACACCTTCGGCGGCCTCGCGGGGATGTCCTTCGGCTGGTTCTCCTGGCTCCAGGCGGCGACCGTGGCGCCGATCGAGGTCGAGGCCATGATCGGCTACGCGGGCCACTTCGGCTGGGCGGCCGGCCTGCAGAACGCCGACGGCACGCTGACCGTCTCCGGGTTCGTGGTCGCCACGGCCCTGATGGCGGTCTTCGTCGCGGTCAACTTCCTCGGCGTGCGCCTGCTCGCGCGCACCAACAACATCACCACCTGGTGGAAGATCGCCGTCCCGCTGTTCGCGATCTTCGTCCTGGCCGCGACCAACTTCCACGGCAGCAACTTCACCTCGCACGGCTTCGCCCCGTTCGGCGTCAAGGGCGTGCTCGGCGCGATCAGCACCAGCGGCATCATCTTCGCGCTGCTCGGCTTCGAGCAGGCCATCCAGCTCTCGGGCGAGAGCAGGAACCCCCGGCGCGACCTGCCCCGCGCGGTGCTCGGCTCGGTGGCCATCGGCACCGTGATCTACGTCCTGCTCCAGGTCGTCTTCATCGGCGCACTGCCGACGGCCTCCTTCGCGAACGGCTGGGCCCACCTCGCGTACGAGGGCATGAGCGGCCCGTTCGCCGGCCTGGCCACCGTCGTCGGCCTCGGCTGGCTCGCCTGGGTGCTGTACGTGGACGCGATCATCTCCCCCGGCGGCACCGGGCTGATCTACACCACCTCCACCTCCCGGATCTCCTACGGCCTGAGCAGGAACGGCTACGCACCCGGCCTGTTCGAGCGGGTCGACAAGCGCGGCGTGCCGTGGTTCGGCCTGGTGATCTCCTTCGTCACCGGCGTGATCTGCTTCCTGCCGTTCCCGAGCTGGCAGGCCCTGGTCAGCTTCATCACCTCGGCGAGCGTGCTGATGTACGCGGGCGCCCCGCTGGCCTTCGGCGTGCTGCGCAACCGCCTGCCCCACCTCGAGCGGCCCTACCGCCTGCCGCTCGGCGGCGTGGTCTCCCCCGCCTCCTTCGTGATCGCCAGCCTGATCATCTACTGGACCGGCTGGGACACCCTGCTGCGCCTGGGCGAGGCGATCCTGGCCGGCTACGTCCTGCTCGGCTCCTACGCCGCGTACGCGATCCGCAAGGGCCTGCCGAACGCTCCCCGGCTGCAGTGGAAGGCCGCGCAGTGGCTGCCGGTCTACCTGGTGGGCCTCGGCCTGATCTCCTGGCAGGGCCAGTTCGGGGACAGCGCCACCAAGGCGATCCCGATGTGGGCGGACATGGCCCTCGTCGCGGTCTTCGCGCTGGCGGTCTACTACTGGGCGATCAAGGTCGCGCTGTCGGCCGAGGAGATCGAGCACAACATCGAGGACGTCGAGGTGGTGGACGCGGGCGGTCACTGA
- a CDS encoding WhiB family transcriptional regulator codes for MDWRHRAQCRDADPELFFPLGTTGPALRQAEEAKSLCRRCPVREQCLAWALRTGQDTGVWGGTTEDERRAEKRRAARRRAAAL; via the coding sequence ATGGACTGGCGTCACCGCGCGCAGTGCCGCGACGCGGACCCCGAGCTGTTCTTCCCCCTGGGCACCACCGGCCCGGCGCTGCGCCAGGCCGAGGAGGCCAAGTCGCTCTGCCGCCGCTGCCCGGTCAGGGAGCAGTGCCTGGCCTGGGCACTGAGGACCGGTCAGGACACCGGTGTGTGGGGCGGCACCACCGAGGACGAACGCCGCGCCGAGAAGCGCCGGGCGGCCCGGCGGCGTGCCGCCGCGCTCTGA